The Alnus glutinosa chromosome 7, dhAlnGlut1.1, whole genome shotgun sequence genome includes a region encoding these proteins:
- the LOC133872845 gene encoding cytochrome P450 94C1-like: MELQASWFLHFLQDPCFCFLLFSFLVFSLLLLCLLRLKKPWCNCEICNAYLTSSWSKKFDNLCDWYAHLLKKSPGRTIHIHVLGNTITANPDNVEYMLKTRFENYPKGKSFSVILGDFLGRGIFNVDGELWRFQKKMASLELNRYSLRSYALEIVNDEIKSRLLPLLSKKDGVLDLQDVFRRFSFDCICRFSFGLDSRCLELSLPMSEFAVSFDLASKLSAERAMTVSPLVWKIKRMLNLGSEKKLKKAISVINVLAQEVIRQKRKVGFSTHKDLLSRFMSFVNDEIYLRDIIISFLLAGRDTVASALTSFFWLLANHPDVGSALRQEADRVIGENRELTSFEQLRELHYFQAAVYESMRLYPPIQFDSKFCQEDDVLPDGTFVRKGTRVTYHPYAMGRVEEIWGSDCLEFKPERWLKDGVFFPENPFKYPVFQAGLRVCLGKEMALVELKTVALSLLRRFHIDLATPSRSPRFSPGLTASFSGGLPVLVRERSETAL; encoded by the coding sequence ATGGAGCTCCAAGCTTCCTGGTTCTTGCATTTTCTTCAAGACCCCtgcttttgctttcttttattctctttccTCGTCTTTTCTCTGCTGCTGCTCTGCTTACTAAGACTGAAGAAGCCTTGGTGCAACTGTGAAATTTGCAACGCTTATCTCACGTCGAGCTGGTCGAAAAAGTTTGACAATCTTTGTGATTGGTATGCTCATCTTCTGAAAAAATCTCCGGGTAGAACCATCCACATACATGTTCTTGGAAACACGATCACCGCCAACCCGGATAACGTGGAGTACATGCTCAAAACAAGATTTGAGAATTACCCTAAAGGCAAATCCTTCTCTGTCATCTTGGGTGATTTTCTGGGTCGGGGTATATTCAACGTGGACGGGGAGTTATGGAGATTCCAGAAAAAGATGGCGAGTCTAGAGCTCAACAGGTACTCCCTAAGATCGTACGCGTTGGAGATTGTCAATGACGAGATTAAGAGCCGGCTTCTCCCGCTTTTATCCAAAAAAGATGGGGTTTTGGATTTACAGGACGTGTTTCGAAGATTTTCCTTCGATTGCATATGCCGATTCTCGTTCGGTCTGGACTCCAGGTGCCTGGAGTTGTCACTACCCATGTCGGAATTCGCTGTTTCCTTTGACCTAGCTTCGAAATTGTCGGCCGAGAGAGCCATGACCGTCTCTCCGCTTGTTTGGAAAATCAAGCGGATGCTCAATCTAGGTAGcgagaagaaattaaaaaaagctaTTAGCGTGATCAACGTTTTGGCACAAGAAGTCATTAGGCAGAAGCGTAAAGTGGGATTTTCCACTCACAAAGATCTCTTATCCCGGTTCATGAGCTTTGTAAACGACGAAATATATTTGAGAGACATCATCATAAGCTTCCTCTTAGCTGGCCGCGACACGGTTGCTTCAGCCTTGACTAGCTTCTTCTGGCTGTTGGCTAACCACCCGGACGTCGGGTCAGCACTCCGGCAAGAGGCCGATCGAGTCATCGGAGAAAACCGGGAGCTCACAAGCTTCGAACAACTCCGGGAGCTTCATTATTTTCAAGCTGCAGTGTACGAGAGCATGAGACTGTATCCACCAATACAATTCGATTCAAAGTTTTGTCAAGAAGACGATGTCCTTCCCGACGGGACTTTTGTGAGGAAAGGCACTAGGGTTACTTACCATCCCTACGCAATGGGTCGGGTCGAAGAAATATGGGGTTCGGATTGCTTGGAATTCAAGCCAGAAAGGTGGTTGAAGGATGGTGTGTTCTTCCcggaaaaccccttcaagtaccCTGTTTTCCAAGCTGGgcttagggtctgtttgggcAAAGAAATGGCTCTAGTGGAGCTCAAGACTGTCGCTCTTTCATTGCTTCGTCGATTCCACATCGACTTGGCGACACCGAGCCGCTCGCCGCGGTTCTCCCCCGGGCTCACCGCCTCTTTCAGCGGCGGACTGCCGGTTTTGGTACGAGAAAGATCAGAAACTGCTTTATAA